A region of the Phoenix dactylifera cultivar Barhee BC4 chromosome 10, palm_55x_up_171113_PBpolish2nd_filt_p, whole genome shotgun sequence genome:
GCATAATGGCCTACGAGATTAGTGAGCTGAAAAGTGAAGTCCCTTACTTGATATATAGGAAATCTTGTTATATTATCTGAAACTAAACAAGTACTTCATGCTAGTTATTTTCTATTCTCTCTTGTAAATCTCCATTTAATTTGTTTTCAACAAAGGTTGCTATTTTATCTGCTAGATCCCATCAGTTCTTTTGTGCCCAGTGTTCCTTAAGAGTTTAtttgattaagaaaaaaaataaaatttgaagtgGCATGACATTTTAGTGACCAGTTATCTTCATCTTTTGCTCCTCATGGATTGTGTGTCCCTTATGTGCAAGTAAATTTAAGCATGCCATAACAACATTCTAGCTGCACATAGTCGATATGCATGACTTACATGCATAATAACTTTTATGACATCCTAAACACTTCACATCTCACAGTAACACTCTTCCCTAAGTCAATTGCGAATTACACATACTTCTTAGAAAACAAAATTTTTTCATAATGCAAAACAAGTTGAAAATGATCTACATGTGGAATTGAGGATGTGAGGTGATGAAAGTTATAAAGTCCCCCTTTTTTGTGTTTGAGACTGTTGGAAATAATACTAATTTGTATTCATAGTGTATATGTTGGTGCTAGATACTTCTCCCTCTTCCTTATTTGGTTTATGACTCATGGAACCACACTTATTCTATGTTTTATTTGTTGAGTGTCGCAGTGAATCATAGTCTTTACGATCGTCTTTTTTTCCCGACAAGGGCTAGGGTTAAGAATTTAGTATTGGAGCACGATTTGATAAGCCTTTGGATTAAGTTTCAGCTAGTCCTTGAACATTTGCTCAAAAATGAAAGTTTTGCACCTAATGGATTGGAACTAGAAATAATGGCAGAAAGTAAAATTATCATATGGTATTAAAAATGAAAATCTTTAAAATTGTGGAAAAAAGCAAATTGTTTGACATGTTGAAAGCTTAACTGAAGTTTTTTATTTGAgaatgaaagttttttttttcttttttactctAAAATTTTTGTTCTTGTTTATCAAGGTAAGGATTGTGCAAGTATAGATTATAGGTTTTATTTCTGATACATGCATTTGCTCTTTGCATGTAATAAATGCCATGCTTTTTGTCTAATAGCTATAGAATGTTGCTATTGTCTCTGGATTCAGTTCCTACCACTTCAAGCCCCTTAGGAAAACAAATAGCTATTATTACTACCTCTATTTTATCAAATTCAATTTTAACGAAGTACTAAATATGTCGTCTATTGTGCTATCATTTTTCTAAATTCCTATATCATGTATTTCTTTAGATTTTCACATGCAATGACCAAATAGGTAGATTTCTAGTATGTTTCATAATATTCAGGATTGCACATGCTTCTTAGGCCCTTCTATATGAAAAGTTTGGAAAGACCATCTATTCTTTGTTCTAAATAAGGTTGGGACTAATTGACCGACTTAGGTTCCCTGCTATTGGGGCTCCacctaaaaaaagaaatatgcgcTTCTTTGttacgaatttttttttgaggttCTGGCCTTAATCCAAGCTAAACTCGAACTTAAGCCAAGCTTGAAGCTTAGATGCGCTCAACTAACTGAGCCCAACCAGATTGAAAGGCGCTGATTGATTtgaatctcaaaacttgatctccttttaccaaaaaaaattgaagctgTCTATTGTTGTTGTGCCTTCCACCATCCCTCCCACTCCCACTCCCACTCCCACTCCCTTGTTCTTGACATCTTGATCACTACAACATCTAGATGATCCCAATTTACCTCATTGTCATTGTCGAGTGTGTCACCGCCACAATTGGGCCGACATAAAATAAGAGAGGAGAGAATGATCCAAAGGGAAAGGAGAGaacaagaggagagagaagagagagatggagagatTGGGAGAGAGATAGGAGAGAGATTAGGGGagatcaagagagagagagagagagagagcaagaggaGAGATattaagagaggagagagagatccGGGGAGAGAAGGTGGGGGTGGGGGTAATGTGTTCGGGGGTCGCCAGACCGGGTTGGGCTTTGGACCAAGCATGGGTTGGgttaaatatttatttggaCTCTACAACCCAAGCCTAAACTTGAGCTCAAACCCTCTCGCACTAGGCTCAAAGCTCAACCCGAATCTGGCATGGCATGATGGGCTTGCCTAAGTCTCTTTCCAACCCTAGTTGATAATTCTGGTCTAGCATGTGTAGATTATTATTTTCCATGTTGCTATTTCTAAGATAGACATTTGTTGGATGTTCATTATTGTCGTTCAATCTTTTCAAATGCTATCTTTTATAAGGATGACAAAGATGATGAGTGCAAAGATTGCTTTGATCAAGGTTGGCGGTACCGCCTTTTTTGGGGCGAACTGAGCTATAACAGAGGTCGACCAGGATGGTTCTGGCCTTTGTATCGAGATACCGACGAaggaaggggagagggagaagaaaagagagaaaaagagagcagaaaagagagggagggggagaaagagagaggggaagggagggagaggttgATGGggcacgagagagagagagagagagagagagagagagagagagagagggctttcGAAGCACTCTCTCCTCCATGTTCTCGGAGTTGGGGAGTTTCATTTTCAAACAGGGGCTtcggccttttttttaatattttttttgatttttttaggtGAAGTCGACAGCCATTGTCaactttatttattattttctttttttttaaatttttaaattgaaGTCGGCAGTGGctgccaacttcacttaaaaaaaattcaaaaataaatataaaaagggGCCAAAGGCTCTGTTCCGACAacacctctccctccctcccttcctctccctctccctctccctccctccctccctccctctctctctttttctctctttccttctccctgtcCCCCTCCTCCGCTTCTATCTCTTCGtcgtcctctccctccctccgtccttctatctttcttttctcctctctcttcttctccccctccCGTGCTTGTTTTTCTATCGGTTCATGCCGGAATGGCACAACATAATACCGTACTGTACTGTACCACCGACCTATCGGCATAGGTGCTGACCTTGGCTTTGATAGAGTTGCGGAGAActtctatatgatacattttgTATTGCTTTGTTCATAGTGCATAAATTATCTAATATCATTTTTTGTATCAGGACAAAATGCCTAGCTCAGAAAGAATATCAATAGTGACCCGTCAACCTTGTAACTATGTACATTGTCATCTTTTGCCATGAACATGCCTCAATGGCATGTAAAATTTCATTTTTTGGGAGGGCTTAGATCTCAAACTTTCAATGAGGTATTGTTATCGGATCCAGGagtcatcaaaattctttttctaAAGTAGGTGGGCCTGTAACTGTAGGGAGAATTTCATTTATCCATCTTGCTTGGTGCATGCTACAGTTTGACACAGTATGATACCAAGCTTATTTAAATGGAAGATAAATGCTTAGTTTGTGTTATCTAATACCTGTTTGATGATGTACTTTTTTTATCATTACCTCATCATATGTTGTGGATGATGCATCTTAGtatctgttataaaggcagtttctGGGAGCCactatacatacataaatactcCAAAAGAATTGAAGATGAACCTGATGCCATTAATGTGAGGATGATTGGTTTTTGCATATCCAGTGTATAGAGTGATGGGTATGCCATTCATGAATATCCTAGTTTCAAACGCATCTTGAGTGTTTGAGGTGTAATGCATGCTAATGATGCATTAAGCTGGATCACGAGAAAACTGAGCTggcatcaaaaattaaaaatcacATTTATGGTTCCATCTTTTTTGTTTGAAGATTATGGTATTCTATCATGACATTTCTTTGCCTTCGGAGTTCTTTATGTTTATATCCATTTCTTGTTTTTTCATTTCCTTCTATCGTACATTCAAAGCATTGAAAATAACCCAAGAACTCTGATTTTGGTGAAAATGATGTAGAGGTTGGCATAGGTCTGATAGGCTTTGGCATTCTGTTCTCATTTCTGGGTGTTATTCTCTTCTTTGACAGGGGCTTGCTGGCTCTGGGTAATGTAAGATACCTGACCTTGTTTTAATTGTCTTTTTTTCCAGAATAAAGATGTAAATAGAAGCTCATTAtgccatcttttttcttttttctctgccAGTTATTTTGCTTGTCTGGTGTTGGTGTTCTACTTGGTTGGCAATCTACATGGCAACTTTTCACAAAGAAAATGTATTATAAGGTAAGATGAGTATATAGTTGTGTGAAGCACTGAAAGGTTTGTCTCTTTGTGACTTTCAAGATTATAGTCTTTTTACTTGGTTTTGTCTTGCCAAATGCTTTACAGAATATGCAACAAAAGTGTGCTTGAAATTATGTAAGATAAAATGACATCTTTATGAAGCTTTTCATCCTTCCTTTTCTACTTATGTTTTGTGTCAAGAAAGCATGTAGGACCACATCTTCAAGTTTTATGGTGTTTGCTTGACTCTTTCatcattatcattaaaagaaaaggcccACTCTTGGATTTATGGACAGCCATTTAGACTCATCAAAAAATTAAACTTGATTCAGCAAAGATAATAATGTGAAAGCAAGAATGTATTATTGAGAAGTTTAAACCTTAGGTTCACATGCATGCAACTATGTAAGCAGGGCTATGTTCTGTTTGCCAAccatgatgcatcttattgggCAGATAGGTGCTGTTGGCACATCATATAGCTTGCCGTGCGTCGGTGTTTATGTATATACGTGTATTTTGTGTCTGTTTATGTATACGCATCCATTGGTGGTATGCTGGTATAGAGGCATGGGAAGCATACAATTGTCTCATTGGATGCAAATCAAAAGTTTTAGACTAAATAATTGCAATTTTCATAAGTCCTGAGAACAGTAAGGCTCCCTCTCTCTCATGCACATAGAAGTTAGGCATGCGCCGCACACATACGCACACaccgggggagagggagagagggggggggagagaTATTATGCCAAGTCATGAGGCCTTAACTCAAGTTTATTGTAGTGTTTGCTCGACTCtttaatttaataaaaagaaaaacatgtcGTCTGACTCCTGGACACCTGTACAACCAATTAGACTcctcaaaaagtttaacttgattcaaaaagaaagaaagaagaatgttGTAGTAAGGTTTAATCCTCGAGGGCGTATTCATATTAATTTCAGGTGGGTTTTCCCCTCCATTTCTCTCAAAAGAATATGTATAGATGCAAGGATTGAGCCAAGATTCATCTCTAGAGGGGGCACGTTGCTTGAGGAAGCTGTGGCGTTGCTTTATCAATCAATTAAAAGTGTTTAGGGGAAaggttttaattttttattttatttttttttgagtattctgtaatttcaaattaaagagttggaAATGCTTGAGGGAAACTACACGATAAAAAATACCATGAAGGAATATGTATTGATGATATTAATCGATACAGCTACTAGATGTacaattaaaaacaaaaactgcATAGGTAGGCACATGCTACTGTATTGAGCCAAGAttgcatatgcatatatattttttaaaaaattaacataGTCAAAGAGGAACTTGCCTTCTGAAGAAAAGATGTTGATTTTCATCAAAAGATTTGGAATACCTCAAGGCAAAGCAAGTCGTGAGCATGAGAGGTGAATGACGATTTGGAGGAATCCAGCAGCCAAAACAGGTGAGAGATATGAGGTCATTGTGCACTCAGTTATGAAGAATTGTGCTGGTGAGTGGGTGAGGCCATTGAGGAGCTCATTGAGAAAAGATCCCAATTCTATCTCCTGTTTCCGTAGGACTTAGAATAgcacatgagagagagagagagagagagagagagagagagagagagagagagagagagagagagagagtcttaGGATGATCTTGAATAGGAATTTAGTTGAATAAGGATTCTAATTGATGGTCGTTATATCCGAAGTTTCCATAGGATTGAAAATAgaaagaaatcttatgaagactttcatgtacatatatacatatatatacatacacatgcatacgcatacacacacatagagacatatgtatgcatatgtatgcatacatatatatgcgtatatgtatgtatgtatgtatgtatatgtatatatgtgtgtgtgtatagatATATTGGAGTTTATTGAAGAAATGGTAGTTACTGAATGATCTTGACAGTGAGATGTCATGAATCTGAAAATTATGGTGAAAATACATGAGTATAAGGAAGCCATAACATTTTAGTGGCCATTGGACTGGACAGGGTCACTGGATTGCAGAGATGAGAAATTCTCTCAAAATTCACACTAATTGCAACTGGGGGGGTTGTGGAGGAGGTATATACATaaacatacataaatacatacataaatatatgttgatgtatatgtatgtatgtataatgGATTCATGATGTTGAacaatttgaaaataaaaatacaaagAAACACAGTAcagtgctatatatatatacatacatacatacatagccAGATTCATCGAAAGTTGCATAAATATCAAGTCATGCAAATCACATAcagcacacacacacagagagaaacATATGGACACAGTCATCAAAATGCAATGCACAGCCTCCCACGGGCATATAGACACAACATATGCACTATCAGAGGCGTGCCTTTTTTGTGCCTTGATGAAGTTGCCTCGTCTTGAAATAGGTGAGGCCTTGAGGTTGTGCCTGATTGTGCCTTGCACCTCAGTGTCACCTTTAACAACAGAAATTTACGGATTTGCATATAATGGGCGGACTCAGTGCACATGTGCATGcacagagggagagagaaagtaaTGCGGCTTCAACTCCATTGTCTACCTGGGTTTATCAGCTACTTATCCAAGCTTTATGGGTTACTAGGGTAGACTGGGATACAAGCCCGTAAATTTTGCATCATTTCATATAATGAGACCTTGCCATACATTAATGGCTCGATATAGGACTTATGTGTTTCTCAGCAAGGTCTCATAAAATGCAAAAGTTAATAGTGATGCTGTTGCATTCATTATGTAAGCAAAGtaaatatttagattagattgTAAACTTATAACAGGTGCCTTGCCACTGTCTGTTTTTCAACCTCATTTGCTAtcaccccttctctctctccccccccccccccccaacaattctttttctgTGCTCATTTTCTCCACTGGTGGCTATTCCTTTGCCAtgttcctttctttttcccctGCTTCGATTAACTTATttaattcttttaaaaatcTTCCTTGGTGTCATCTGCATTTTTGCTTATCACTGCCTTGACTTCATCAGGGGCCTCTTTTCTTTCTGCTGGAATGTTTCTTCTTTATAGTCTCCTTTTGCTTTTTTTGGAGCCATGAACATCCAACCTCCTCTAAAGTGGTGGACCGAGAGGTTCCTCTTAGATCAGGCTAGGCATGACTGATGACAACTTCATTTTGCTAGGCCTATTCCTGCTAATGTTGGCCCACCACTAGTTTGGGTTTGCACTATGTTATTTAGAGCAAGCTTTAGCTTGCCAAGTTTTTGCTTAGCACGGGTCCAATATGTTGATGCTTGTAGTCGATGCCCATGCATCACTCAACTTGCAACTTACACCTTTTGCCAACTTAGTATGCATATTTTGATAGTTGGTGCCTTACTAAGAAGCATTAAAGGGGATTTGTGTGATTTTCATTAATCACTCTGCTATTGCAGGGTTCTATACCTTTTCTTGTTGGGCTCTTTCTCATATTTGTCCGTTGGCCTATAACTGGTATCATCTTGGAAATGTGTGGCTCAATTGTGCTATTCAGGTTATTTTCTGATCTTGAAAACTTGAGATCTTAGAGTAtatgtttcaatgatattaacttctcagcctccattttctctcaagCAGTGGCTTTTGGCCTTCTATCAAGGTTTTTCTTTCTCAGATACCAGTGATGGGATGGCTTCTGCAATACCCTTTTCTGGTAAGATGGCAGCTACATGATCATATATAGTGAACCTAGTTTTTcatatgcttgatttctttgcaaTTAAATAGTTTTTTTGCCAATCTAAACTTTGTTACAGTTCTTCAATCGCTTGAGGCAGATGCTTGGCTGAAGATATACTGGTGAGACtctttatattaatataattaataatctaatttcATTTTAGAGTTTTCAATTTAGGTGGCAGTTCTTTTTCTTCAAATACTTATCCAGCTATAATTAGGGTAGAATGTTTTATGCTGTTGTTTTACTATGTGTTTGtaggcatatatatatataatactttCTTTCTTGATCTATACTAGAGATCTTGTAAGTGGGAACTTGACTGGACCTATGGTTCTCAATAGGTCCCCTCAACTTTTCGTTCCTTTCACATTCCTTGATCTTTGTGTCTATAGTTACATGGTTTCATGATATTATAGGAAAGAGAATTTCACTTATTCTGTGAAATTGCATTTGCACTCACAtagacatgcatgcatgctgGGGCTTTGGATTTTTGTTCATTACCACTATGTAATTTTGTAGACAGTCTTGCTGATCTGGTTTGCAAGATTCACAATGTCATGCAGCCGATGCCAACACAACTTTGTCCTCGATTAAATCCAATGAATTGTTGCTCAGATTACTGCATGGCGGTGGATGCGGCACCTACAGATGTGTCATGACACATGATATCTTTTCTAGCTTTTGTTATTGATCTCGGTTGACCTTGATAACTTACTTAGTATCACAAGAAATATAGCCTTCTGACATACTATATATGACTGCATTTTGTACTCGTTATGTAGGATGAGAACTTTTTGGAAGGAATGCCTTTGTAGTTCTCTCTTTCAGTTTTTCCTACAAGTTCTCACATTCATTTTGGAGCAAAATATGAATCAGGACCACAATGTCCTCCATGACATTGAactattttgatcaaaatatgaaATTTCTATCAATTGGATATTTCATTGGGTCCAACGGTTCTGGGGCCTTATAAAAGTGTGTTGTCATTTTTGGTTCTTTCAGTAAGATGGCCAAATATGGGAGTGTATTTCACTTGGTTCTTTGTCTTATTCTACAAGTTTGATATTGACACAATTCTTTATACTAGTTATCATGTTATCCTTTCTCTAAAAGCTTTCTGCAAGTCCAAGAAATATGGAGTGTTGCTTTTTGGTTACATGAACTTTAACCACAACTAATAAGGTAATCTCCTTACTTGCCAACTGGTCATAAAAGTTTCATGATAAGTCCCTCTCTTACCTAAGTTTTCCAAGCTAGGATTTTGCCACCGGTTTTATGACATTGGCATCAAGATGATAGCTAATCCTAGAATCTGCACAATCCTTTGATGGAGCTTTTGCAACTTTCAGCTGTACTTGTATATAACCCAATAATATAAAGGTGGTTTGGTTGTTGTTGTTGATGATGAATATAAAAACCAAATAGTATTTAATTTGGAGATTTTAGCTATATGTATGGCATTTTTATTTGTATTATACCATGGGAGAATCCTCgaataaattctgaaaagatCTTTTTCAGTGTCGTGTAAATTAGTGCATACACTCTGATATTAGTATGCGGGTACATTATGAGTCTATATATTCGACCTTGCTTGTATACATATGCAAATTTCTCATATTGTATATTTATCCTCGTACAAGTGCTAATTGCATATATCTCTCAAAAAAGCTTTCTTCTTTGCAAGGTTACCCTTGTGCATCATATTTCTACTCGAAGGAGTCTACGTCCCCTTCAGCAAAAAAAAGGGTGTTTATGTCCCAAAAGACTAAAATGCCTTTTTGTGGGGGAAAAAAAATGTACTCCAATGATATTCACTTCTAGGTTAGGATTTTTTGCCTAGTGTCCttgtaaaaatttcttaattctATATTCCTCCCACCTTGCTCTCGTAAACCTCTTGCCCTTCCCACACGGGGTAGCGCTCTGGTGGCTTGGCTGAAGGACACCCTACTGCCCTCTTTTTATTGAGGTCAGGGCGAGAATGATTGCCAGTCAAGACTTGATCAAGGTCGGTCTGCTCATGCTTAAGGGTGGCAATTTATGATCCAATCCGTCAATCTGACCTGCAAATGACCTGCTTTAAGTAAGTTTGGTTTGACATAAACATGTTTGGGTTGTAAATGGATCAACCCGTCTaaacttgtttattaaatgggttaGGTTCAGGTTTAAACCTTTGACTTATTTAACCTATTTTGATTCTTTTATAATTGAATCGGGTTAtgatccgacctgtttaacctgtttgaaaCCTGCTTAATTTGTTTCTGACCTTTTTAACTCGACTcgcttaacctgtttaacctatttaaatccATCTAACCTGTTAAAAATCCATCTAACCCATTTAACTTGacttgacctgtttaataaatgagTTATGTGGGTCGGACGagttatctatttaataaataggtcaaatttagatttaaaattttgacctatttaataaataggttggatTTGGGTTGCGCTGGTAAAGTCGAGATCAATCAACTGGGATCGGATCGCCACACCGGCTTTCCtagtgaaaaagaaaagagtcgCTTTCCTTACTGAATTTTTGACTCGACCCGCATCTGActtgattgccacccctactagtcATGCTATGGAAAATAATTTCCATTCCATACATTTCTCCGTTCATATCTAAGATGAATAATGGTTGGTCCGGCCCCGTGAGGAAACTTACGTTTTCTCTTGTCGAACGAAGCAAAGAAATTAGAGGATGCTTAGCCCTCAATCATGAACTTTTCTTCCCTCACCTTCATCTGGTGGAGAAGGGAATTCTGTCGAACATCTAGAAGATGAGGGTAGAGACGTTG
Encoded here:
- the LOC103708551 gene encoding vesicle transport protein GOT1, encoding MAYEISELKKVGIGLIGFGILFSFLGVILFFDRGLLALGNLFCLSGVGVLLGWQSTWQLFTKKMYYKGSIPFLVGLFLIFVRWPITGIILEMCGSIVLFSGFWPSIKVFLSQIPVMGWLLQYPFLFFNRLRQMLG